The Alnus glutinosa chromosome 8, dhAlnGlut1.1, whole genome shotgun sequence DNA segment AAATAATGGCTCATGCCCAAAGGCCCAAGTACACCTAAAACAACACTTGATAGTGTTTCTAGAaagagaattctctctctcaaatgGCTCACTTGAGCTTTGGATATTCTTTCTCTCACTATTCTTTAGCTCTCTTAGAATGGAATGATCCACAAATGAGCTCTCATTCCTTTATATAGGCAAGCTCCACCAACCCATCTTAAATGCCTATGAGTCTCTCAACTATCCATATGCAATTAAGAGTGGTGTGCATGCTGCAATTTGGCTGGGGCAATTTGTCGAGCACTTACTGGGCGTAGGGCATTGGAGTACAACAAACCCGAGATGTGGAAGAGTTGGAGCTAGGTCGCACCAAGGAGAGAATCCAAACCTTACCTGAATTAGGAATCGAGGTAATAAGGTGCATGAAGTCTGGATTGGAAGTGAATAGTGAAGACGCTTGAGGACGACACTGCTGGTTGGGAGAGAGAGCTTGAGCCTTTTgagatgaaatgaaaaaatgagGCTGGTTTCTCTTATAAAAAGAGTCACGTGCCCTTGTTGTATGCGTGCGCTCGAGCTTAGCTGGGTAATGCGCTCGAGCTCAAGAATGTGCTCGAGCCTTGTTGAAATTGCACTCGATCCCAATATCCTCTGCTAGATGCGCTCGAGTCCAGATGAAAGTGCACGCGAGCCTCGATGCCTGTGTTGGATGCGCTCGAGCCCAATGAAGAGCTCTTACTTGAAACcagaaactacaaaaaaaaaaaaatgttacaagaTGGGTTCCCTCTCACCAGCGCTAAGTTTAATGTCTCCAGCCAGACAAGCCAGATCCACTAAGAAATCAAAAACAAGATGGAGAAAGGGTGAGAAAGACTCGTGAAGTCCAAATAGTGGGATCCATCAAGTTGATGGAATCGGCATCTCCATTCTGTGCAATGCCCTCTATGTAGGGCTGCAATCGTTGCCTCTGGTACATTTGATTTTTACCTTCTTGGACCATTGTGAGAGAGTGTTACTTGAAAGCAGCAGTCGAGACGTGCTTGGTATGGCCAGGGAGGAACGTTGAGTCTGGCAGTAGTGTGAAGCCATGAATTTGCTTGACCTGTGTTTTGCACTGTATCATGGTTATCCACCCTGATGTGTGTCATATCGACCTCGAAGGGATCTTTAGTCAGAACGCAAGGAGGGTGCTCTGCAACCAAGTCCTTTATGTAGTCTAGAAAGAGACACTCAGCTTTATCCGATGGTCGCTGGAAGGTATGGAAGATTTTCAATTTTACCTTTAGATTCCCAAACTTGATCTTTATAATTCCAGTCCTACAGTTTATGTTTgcattagccgtagctaagaaaggGCGACTGAGGCTTATAGGGATCATCTTTGTGGGATTGGCCACCGGTTCAGTATCAAGAATGATGAAGTTGACGGGAAAATAGAAATTGTTGACTCGAATGATAACATCCTCGATGATCCCTGGCAATGGTGCCAAAAATTGATATgatctttttaaaacaaaaatatatcaataataaattaaaccacTTGCAATAAAACGAATCTTTGTAAGATAAGGCTATAAAGAGGGTGTCGAACTTCAAGGACTACAGGGGTGGTGTTattaagtttatgaagattaaagagagagagagattcattCTATGgatgttataaataaacaagaaatttcCTTATtgaagaataagtataatccatctttggttggcattGACCgttcacctaaccactaagatgcagtacaACCCGTCTTCTCTAGGTATGGATTATCTAATTCTTTAGTAGATAAATGAAATAGTATAATCCattttcggttggcacggatcgtctacctaaattatactaaactagggtgtagtatgaTCCGTCTTCCTTAAgtatggcctatctaaccctcttgatcatatgtaaattaaactcgttgtataatcatcattctcataatcacagaaaataagaatgatttgagttcaataaaaggtaaaaagctttctaagacaagataagaattTTACTattattgattttgaatttaagaacaattgcattaaaatattaagaataatatcaaattgtagcaatttccataattatacaaccaacatgcataaactaaaattctctaaattaaaatacaatcaaaccattgtacttggatagggttacatcaataccctacgaaGGGTTTTAGCTGCTCATGGGGCTGCTGAGATGGCATCTTGCCATGATTTACTTTTCAACTCTTCAAGAAGTATTTTACTGAATTTTAGCTCTAGGTAGTAGTGtgtttttcttcaatgtttagagacCTATTTATTGGGTTTATGAAAACCCTAGGAGCCCTAGAAATCTCAAAAAAATCGAAAATTAGTTTCTTAGTCCAAATAGGAGAATGACAACcctttcattttatgaattCCTAACCCAAGGTGGAAAAGGACTACTGCCGTGTACTGTACGCCTGAGTGTGCTCGAGCATAGCTGGTGGGGTGCTCCAGCGTAGGTGCGCTCGATCCCATGGCTGCCAGCATGCTTTGAAAGTGTCATTTAAGGGGCTTGAATTGCAATATTCAGCGCTTATCaggttgtggagaagattgagGTGTGTGTGGGGGAGTATGTTGTGGCTTGCTCTTTTAGAAATGTTGATAATGTCTCAGCTTGGGCTTTTGTGGGGGTTTATGGTCCTAATATCAGTCTTTATGGGGGAGGAATTGGCTGGCCTTTTTTGTTGGTGGGACTTGACTTGGTGCATTGGTAGTGATTTCAATGTCACTCGCTTTCCTTGCGAAAGATTAGGGATAGCTCGTTTTTCACTCGCGATGATTGAGTTTTCTGAATTTATTTCAGAGCAAGGTCTCATGAATCTTTCCCTCGCTAGGGGGTCGTTCATGTGGTCTAATAATTCCTCTTGGTCAAGACTTGATAAGTTTCTTGTTTCTCTGGATTGGGAAGCTAAATATCCTTGGCTCTTCCAGAAGAGGGTTCCTCGTTTGAATTTCCTTATTCTtctataaattattattattcattggaaaaaaaatagcGTTCCTCGTTTGTGCTCTGACCACTTTCCTATTCTCCTTGACGGTGGTAGTATCCAAGGGGGTAAAAGactttttaagtttgagaatatgtggctgaaGGAAGAGGGGTTTGTGGATAAGATGAGGCTTTGGTGAGGGTCTTATAGCTTTCAAGGCCCTCCTAGTTTCGTTCTtgctaaaaaatttaataccttAAAGGTTGACCTTAAACTGTGGAATGAACAGGTGTTTGAGAATGTGGATTCCCTTAAAAAAGCTCGTCTTGAAGAACTTTGCGCTCTTGATAAGCTTGAGGAAGAGAGAGGGTTAGACTCTAAAGAGAAGTTGAGGAAAAGCCTAATTGTCAGTGATTTGgaaaaaattatgggttaaagacatatttgATACTTGTGATTTTAAAGCTTTAGTTTTTGGTACTTCCGTTTCAATTCCTATCGCAGATAGTACCTGAattttgggaaaagacggaCTTGATACCTCTTTCTATTTTTCCATCTCATATTTGATGGTCTGCCATGTGTCAACTCCTAAGGGTTGACACATggcataatataaaaaatagaaaataaaaatctttaaaacctaattaaaaacttaaaaaaaaaaaaatttaaaaaaagagctACCCCTATGgccaagaaggaaaaaaaaaaagaaaaaagattatgagagttttggcccttggggccactgaaccacccccaaggccccAAGGGCCACAggtgtggttcggccacccccaatggccaaaaagaaaaagaaaaaaaataaaaatataggagGGCTTTGGCCATTGTcggccacccccgtggcccatgaaAATGGCGGGAAAGGAATAATAGGAGCTTCAAGGATTTGGAAAATACTTTGGAGGAGATTTTATCCTCTTTTTGTACATTTGGACTACAGTTTATGTACACCCTTTGCTGTTTGGTTTTGATGACTTTCTTGCTTGCTTTTCTTGTTTGAATTAGGTTTTCATTTGTATATTCctagtgtactaaggggcgccttatgcttttaatggaattggtttcttacttataaaaaaaatgaaaaacatgtAGTTTGATTTTAAGACGATCTGCCTCGAGTGGCCATGAAAAATATGTCAAGCTGAGTCCAGCTGATATGGCCAAATGGCTCCGGTTTGCTGTGTTTGGCAATGTTTGATGGACATAATTACATAAACATGCTCAATATTCGGCTTCTTAGATGTctaattttgtttaataaagTAGGCTTTCAGAGTATTCCTTCTTGGTCTTCTTGGACAAACTCAAGATAAAgcctaattattttttactctgtTAATGATGAAAAGAAGTCATAAAAATCACTAGGATTGGAGCTTTAGTTCATGATTTGGATTTTAGATCAAAACAGAACTTCAGGAATGGCAGAagcatataaataataataagtgaGAACTTCAAGATTAAGAAAGAAATAGTCGCTTAAGTGCTAACAAAGGAATGGCATAATTTTGTTGTCTCGTATGCGGTATACTCTGTCCATTAAAAATTGTCCCATTtcaaaatgcacaatttttaaGATACTGACAGTAATTACCACCAACATCTCTCATGTACTAAAATTCCAATGCTACCCTCAagttgaaaagtaaaaaaagtacatcaaattctatttaataaaaatgcaaatgaGAAGGGGGCGTTTGGGAAAGtgaaaaaatggtttttaaacTTTTTGGTAATAGAAAAAACTTTCTGACAGCAAAAATAGGAAATTTGGACTATTATAGCAGGAGGGAGTATGAGGAAATCAGTGACCATATGATTCCCATGGGCTATATTTCTACACCCCTAATTtcacaaaagaaacaaatttgactaGACAAATAACTTTAGAAAGATTTCAACATGCTAGTCCCATGTCAATCATAGTCTAGTTTAattctttccatttttcttttaatataattttaattgattttcatGATGAGGTTTACCATCTCGTCACTTCTAGAATATGTTAAATATTCTTCCTTTAGGCTCAAAACCTTTCCTCCATTTGCAAGATTGAACATTAGTAGTAGCCTGAATTCAAGGCTCTCAAGGAACACTGATTCTTTTTGTAGTTGACTTGGCTAAAATAAACCTGAAAGACTAGAATGTTATGAGGATAAAGTACTTGGTTTTGCTAAAGCATATTGCCTTAATGGACCATTGCAACTACATTGATGCCAACAATGTTGTTTgttcatcttttaatttgtaTAGAATTTTCACGTTTtcattcctttttctctttatgtccGTATCTTTATTCAATCCCCTCTGATCTTATGATGCTTAAACTTACTGACCTATTTTTCAGCTTAGGGGTTCAGCTTTTTTAGGTTCACCTATCTGCCTCCTTGCCCCTTGTTCTCCtgttcagagtttatttctttcgTTACTCTCTGGTTTATTTCATTTGTCTACTGCTATCAAATTATCTTTATTGTGGATGCTGCAAGCTCATGTGAGACAATTGCTGgcatatttttttgaattgacAGTTGGAACAATTTAAGAGACAACTGATGCTGTCCCTGAATGATGATAATTCATCCGTAAGATTTCCTAATTTATCAATCTTGGTTATCCATACTTTCCATGATTTAAGTTTCTGCTCCTTCTCAACATGGacattttgtgttttgtatgGAGCTATTCTATTGATCATCGAGCGTTTTTTCCTGGGACGCTTATTGGCTATAGTGTTTTGTTTAAACAGCTAGCTGAAACTGTTGATATTGGAACCTGTGACCAATCAGTTCCCAAGGCATATCCTGGTAAGGGTACTATTTACCTAATTCATGAACCTTTTGATAAATGTGACTGTTATGAACTAATGTTGCTTAGAAAATGTTTTGCTCTTCGTCAAAGGTCTcacatttgtttcttttatgttgCCTGCCACCTGGTGGGCATTGTGCGTTTTGCTAATGCTTACAGATGAGGGTGCAAATGGCTACATGGCACATCAATCTTTCAGTGGCTCAACAGATATTGGAATTGTAACTGATGAAGGTATATGTACTCGCCTTTTCTGTTCTCAGAGTCCCCTTTCAGTGGCTTACAATTTTGTTCTGATTATATTCTGAGACATATAAGATAAACATAATTCATAAGAAACACATCAGTTTTGTATGTGAGCAATATTGTTATGTCCCTCTGTGCGTATCTGCTTTGCAATTACCGTTTGTTGGCATACATCTGGTAAACCTCTTATCACAGTTTGAAACAACCCTAATATTGAAGAATTGGAGGGTGGGAGGAACCTAGTGTATTATGTTAATGCAATACTATTTTTCCTAGAATCCATTTTTAAAGGCTTTTGTCTGTTTCTATGCAAGAATACAATGGCGATGACAATTTTGTTAATCCCATCGGCATGTGTAGTACCTCAGATTATTATCACTAAATAAAGAACTTGCTTAAAATCTCGGCATCTAGAATTTAAAACcttaatcaataattaatatgaaatcTTAGGAACATAATGAAATGAATgatgaatataatttttagcaaTGCCAATGAGTTCTAATTCAAATAGCATTTGTTTTCCCCAAATCAGCAGGATGGGGGGAGGTTATGGGATCAAAACCCACTTGGTGCATTTCTAACTTACCAATTAAAAAGGCAATTATTTTAAGTACTAATATTTGGTAATATGAAAACTAAGAGTTCCATTGATGAAGGAATTGCGTAGTCTGCTATGCCTCCATTATTCTTTGCATAGGCATACacttttgtattgttttattttgataagtgcattctttttttaaaaagaaagaagagcctCAAGTGTGTGGGAGATGtgcaaaatatttatatataggtaTATACATTTTGGGGCAGCTTagtttcttatatataattaagaagTCATGAAACCATGTAGGGGTGTTGAAATTATACTAGTTACTAGAGGCTATAAGTTTTTGCATTCAAGCTACTTTTGGTCTGCAGCATCAAGGCATGGGGCGCAAAGATTTTCTATGACTCCATATATAACACCACGGCTTACACCAACTGGAACTCCAAAAATTATTTCCACAAGTGGGTCCCCTCGAGGTTATTCTGCTGTTGGATCTCCCCAGAAAACTTCTGGTACAACATCTCCTGCAAAACTGCCATATGAAGGACGGGCTATGTTGTCTTCATGGTACCCATCAAGCCAGCAGTCATCAGCAGCAAACTCACCTACTCGTGGACGTCCACAGCCAGGTTTTTAAGAGTTATTGCTATTTGAGTACAATTCTTTTTGAGGGATTTTTGCTGTTTCCCATAATTACATAAGCTTAACATTCAAGTGTATGTTTAGTATGGTCTGTAATAGAAGATGACAGCTTGCAGATCAGTTATTGCCTGTCACATTTACAGATTGTTTCATTCTGCCATCTCATTATCTTTCATAAGTTGTggtaaaaaaaatgtgtagGGCGCACTCCTCGAATTGACGGAAAGGAGTTCTTTCGTCAAGCCAGGTGAGTTCCGTAATTGCCATTGTAATATATATTGAGTAACTTATTACAATAGTAATGGGGCTCTTTGCCattgtttttctttatcttttttcttcttctagttaAGTGTTTTCTCATGTATACTTTTTGTGCAACACTTTTAAtaatatctcgattacttatttttatttttttatttttttatgtaatcCAGAAGTCGGCTATCATACGAACAGTTCAGTGCATTTCTGGCTAATATTAAGGAATTAAATGCTCAAAAGCAAAATCGAGAGGTAATGAGTTGTTGAGTGCTTAGTAATTGCTAGTTTTATTCTTAAATTGCTTGCACTTGTATTGTTTACCAAACTAGTAAATGGGTTGCAATCATTTTCTTTCAGGAAACTCTAAGGAAAGCAGAACAGATATTTGGGACAGATAACAAAGACCTTTACCTATCATTTCAAGGATTGCTAAACCGTAACATACACTAGAATTCAAAAGTACATTGCTTGTGATGGTTTTGAATAAGTGGTATGTCTATCTTCTCACACCTTTCCATTACAAGGCTTCACAAGTGTGTGTCAGAAAGCAATTAGTTTATAGAGTAATGCTGCTCTTCATACCCATTTATCACACTCATGTCACATTGACTGACATgatgtgttttaagtggcttctcATATTAgccacttaaaaaaagaaaaaaataaaaaaaaagttacttaaaacacATGTAAGCCTGTGTGATAtgagtgtgaagagtagcattactttaGTTTAAATGACATCTATCTAATTCACTGTGATTCAAATTGTTTTAatcttaacattattttatgtTCAATAGTTATAGGGAAATTCGCATATCCGTCTCAAACTAATATCAAATTATTAATATCCtcttcaaactactaattgtgtcaatgtcatttttaaactaccaaaaaatgtcaatatccccccctcccccccaagaccaacaaaaagataaaaatgaccataaatttgtttcaaaaagacaaaaatgcccttataaatttgtattttaaatttttctagtttttttttttaaataaaatgttttattttaagaattttaataattttatggagggtatttttgtcactGGGGGAACATtggcattttttagtagtttagggggacattgacacaattggtagtttgggaggaacattgacaattgagtggtagtttaagggagatatgtgtatttttcccatATTTATGAAAGTATCTCCAATTGTCTTGAAGttgtaaaaaatatgattttttttttttcaattaatttgtctaacaattatttttattttttatttttaattttttttttcctgtagtTGATTATGAATCAACTTAAAAGCCAATAAAGGCTGCTTAACTTAAGTGACCGAGCTTGAGCTTCACAAAATTATATTGAGCCGAGCTTGAGCTAACATATTGAACCACCTGGGGTCAAGTGAAACTTGAGCTGTGTATTTTCTGGTTGATCAAGCTCAAACAGCTGAATATTGATGTTGGCTTGGTTCATTGGGAGCCATAGCTACAATTGCTGTCATTGTGCTTTACTTACTGCTTGTTATAGTGTATGGACCTCAAAAGAAAATATGCTGATATTGGACTTGGTTGTGTTATATTATCCTCCATCTGGGGTTTATAACATAGCTGTCTTTAGATTAAATATGAAGATGCGCAAAGGTAAAGGGATTTGATTCGAGTTGAAGGAGGGAAAGGAGTAGAGGGATGCTTAAAATAGCATGGGGAGAAGTAGAGAAGAAGGATGTGATAAAGAGGGATATAAGGAGAGCTTGGATATGTTAGAATGGTGGAAAAAGTTACATGTAGTTGATCCCAATTAGTTGAAAAGGGATCCATGGAGCTAATTTCACTATAGTTAGCTGAGTTAATTTTATGTCTTAATGAGATATTATGTGATAAATAAATAGTAACATTATATATCAGCAATATCTTGCAAAGTGACAATAAAACGGCTGCCACGGTATGTTTACCAGCAATGTAAACAGACCCATTTTGAAATTACGTCTTGTGTCATTCTCATCTGATACTGAGATGTATCATGCAATATATTTTGCTAAGGCCTAAGAGTTGGTGCCATGGTGGTAAACAGATAGCCTCAAGTTACTGCGACTTATATTTCAGACTAAGATATTCCAGGATCTTGGACTATCAAAAGACCTGTTTATAAAAtttccctttgactttctacTTTGAGTGAATCCACATGCTGGGACCCGTTTCCCAACTCttatgtaatttatatatataattcaat contains these protein-coding regions:
- the LOC133876422 gene encoding uncharacterized protein At4g15545-like gives rise to the protein MSQNSVEPDFDLGDEILAVIPTDPYDQLDLARKITSMAIASRVSKLESEVAHMRHKLFEKDRLVVELEDRVSRLDHAYQESQSRLKIAVDENMKLSRERDSCAMTAKKLGRDLAKLEQFKRQLMLSLNDDNSSLAETVDIGTCDQSVPKAYPDEGANGYMAHQSFSGSTDIGIVTDEASRHGAQRFSMTPYITPRLTPTGTPKIISTSGSPRGYSAVGSPQKTSGTTSPAKLPYEGRAMLSSWYPSSQQSSAANSPTRGRPQPGRTPRIDGKEFFRQARSRLSYEQFSAFLANIKELNAQKQNREETLRKAEQIFGTDNKDLYLSFQGLLNRNIH